One window from the genome of Mucilaginibacter ginsenosidivorans encodes:
- a CDS encoding HAD family hydrolase: protein MQTEAALLKNKFDSIIFDLDGTLWDSTGNVALAWEKARLQVGYEEVDSITRERVRSITGMAYDVIFEVLLPDMDIERRNYFKSVCAQSEIDTLEEIGGDLYPGLEETIKYLADRYKLYIVSNCQSGYIETFLSHCPVSGHFLAHQCYGTKGQPKAENIKDIVNDHGLQAPVYIGDTNGDRDSAAKAGVPFIFASYGFGKVAEGMVATIDTFGDLKELL, encoded by the coding sequence ATGCAAACAGAAGCCGCTTTACTGAAAAATAAATTCGACAGCATTATTTTTGACCTCGATGGTACCCTTTGGGACTCGACCGGCAACGTTGCCCTGGCCTGGGAAAAAGCGAGGCTGCAGGTAGGATATGAAGAGGTGGACAGTATTACCCGCGAACGGGTACGCTCGATAACAGGAATGGCTTACGATGTGATATTCGAGGTGCTGCTGCCTGATATGGATATTGAACGGCGGAACTATTTTAAATCGGTATGTGCACAAAGTGAAATAGATACGTTGGAAGAGATTGGCGGCGACCTGTATCCCGGGCTCGAAGAAACTATCAAATATCTTGCCGACAGGTATAAGTTGTACATTGTAAGCAATTGCCAAAGCGGCTACATCGAAACCTTTTTGAGTCATTGCCCTGTGTCCGGTCATTTTTTGGCCCATCAATGCTACGGCACTAAAGGGCAGCCCAAAGCCGAGAACATTAAGGACATAGTAAACGATCATGGCCTGCAGGCGCCAGTTTATATTGGCGATACAAACGGTGACCGCGATTCGGCCGCTAAAGCCGGAGTGCCTTTCATCTTTGCTTCGTATGGGTTTGGCAAGGTAGCAGAGGGAATGGTGGCTACAATAGATACGTTTGGGGACTTGAAAGAGCTACTGTAA